The proteins below are encoded in one region of Amycolatopsis magusensis:
- a CDS encoding ATP-binding protein has protein sequence MDPIRNPFAPGAGQRPPELAGRERELHAFEVVLERVARGRPERSLMLTGLRGVGKTVLLGELRSMAVKRGWGAGKIEARPDTELRRPLSAALHRAIRDLAVRHRAPDRVESVLGVLKAFALRAAKPDAKLRDRWQPGIDVPAAQGRADSGDIEIDLVELFTDVAELAADVGTGVALLIDEIQDLNAEDVSALCAACHELSQSGAPLVVVGAGLPHVPAVLSASKSYSERLFRYARIDRLDREDADRAVLAPIDREDAGIEPEALDALFDASGGYPYFIQAYAKAAWDAAPDDPITVKDVQVAAPEAESELAVGFFGSRYERATPAEREYLLAMAELTQGRDEAASTSDVAVYLGRKPSSLSPARDSLMKKGLVYSAERGRIAFTVPHFGHYLLSRIDD, from the coding sequence GTGGACCCCATCCGCAACCCGTTCGCTCCCGGCGCCGGGCAGCGCCCGCCCGAGCTCGCGGGGCGGGAGCGGGAACTGCACGCCTTCGAGGTGGTGCTGGAGCGGGTCGCCCGCGGTCGTCCGGAGCGCAGCCTGATGCTGACCGGCCTGCGGGGCGTCGGCAAGACCGTGTTGCTCGGGGAACTGCGCTCGATGGCCGTCAAACGCGGCTGGGGCGCGGGCAAGATCGAGGCCCGGCCGGACACCGAACTGCGGCGGCCGCTGTCGGCCGCACTGCACCGGGCGATCCGCGACCTGGCCGTCCGCCACCGCGCGCCGGACCGGGTGGAATCGGTGCTGGGCGTGCTCAAGGCGTTCGCCCTGCGGGCCGCGAAACCGGACGCGAAGCTGCGTGACCGCTGGCAGCCGGGCATCGACGTGCCCGCCGCGCAGGGCCGCGCGGACTCCGGCGACATCGAGATCGACCTGGTGGAGCTGTTCACCGACGTCGCCGAACTGGCCGCGGACGTCGGCACCGGGGTCGCGCTGCTGATCGACGAGATCCAGGACCTCAACGCGGAGGACGTCTCGGCGCTGTGCGCGGCCTGCCACGAGCTGTCCCAGTCGGGGGCGCCGCTGGTGGTCGTCGGCGCCGGGCTGCCGCACGTACCCGCCGTGCTTTCGGCGTCGAAGTCCTACTCGGAACGGCTCTTCCGGTACGCCCGGATCGATCGGCTGGACCGCGAGGACGCCGACCGCGCGGTGCTCGCGCCGATCGACCGGGAGGACGCGGGGATCGAGCCGGAGGCGCTGGACGCCCTGTTCGACGCCTCGGGCGGTTATCCCTACTTCATCCAGGCGTACGCGAAGGCCGCGTGGGACGCCGCGCCGGACGATCCGATCACCGTCAAGGACGTGCAGGTCGCGGCGCCGGAGGCGGAGTCGGAGCTGGCGGTCGGGTTCTTCGGCTCGCGGTACGAGCGCGCGACCCCGGCGGAACGCGAGTACCTGCTGGCGATGGCCGAGCTGACGCAGGGCCGCGACGAGGCGGCGAGCACCTCGGATGTGGCCGTCTACCTGGGGCGCAAGCCGTCGAGCTTGTCGCCGGCGCGGGACAGCCTGATGAAGAAGGGCCTGGTGTACTCGGCCGAACGCGGCCGGATCGCCTTCACCGTGCCGCACTTCGGCCACTACCTGCTCAGCCGCATCGACGACTGA
- a CDS encoding MerR family transcriptional regulator, with protein MEWSIQDIARTAGTTSRTLRHYGQVGLLEPTRVGSNGYRYYDERALVRLQRILLLRELGLGLPAIAEVLAGQQDPAAALRTHLELLERERERLGRQIESVRTTLRKTEGGEQLMAEEVFDGFDNAQYKDEVVERWGKDAYEKGDRWWRSLSDAEKKAFQQEQVDIARDFADAMRAGEPADGEVAQAITRRQHDWLAKTVEVSKCYFIGLGEMYVSDERFTATYDQHGKGNAEYIRDAMKVYGERNLTD; from the coding sequence GTGGAGTGGTCCATCCAGGACATCGCGCGCACGGCCGGGACCACCAGCCGGACCCTGCGCCACTACGGGCAGGTCGGGCTGCTGGAACCCACGCGCGTCGGGTCCAACGGTTATCGCTACTACGACGAACGGGCACTGGTGCGCCTGCAGCGGATCCTGCTGCTGCGCGAACTGGGGCTCGGGCTGCCCGCCATCGCCGAGGTGCTGGCCGGGCAGCAGGACCCCGCCGCGGCCTTGCGCACCCACCTGGAGCTGCTCGAACGGGAACGCGAGCGGCTCGGGCGGCAGATCGAATCGGTGCGCACGACCCTGCGGAAGACGGAAGGAGGTGAGCAACTGATGGCGGAAGAGGTCTTCGACGGGTTCGACAACGCCCAGTACAAGGACGAGGTCGTCGAACGCTGGGGCAAGGACGCCTACGAGAAGGGCGACCGCTGGTGGCGTTCGCTGAGCGACGCCGAGAAGAAGGCGTTCCAGCAGGAACAGGTCGACATCGCCCGCGACTTCGCCGACGCGATGCGGGCGGGGGAGCCGGCGGACGGCGAGGTCGCGCAGGCGATCACCCGGCGCCAGCACGACTGGCTGGCCAAGACGGTGGAGGTGAGCAAGTGCTACTTCATCGGCCTGGGTGAGATGTACGTGTCGGACGAGCGCTTCACGGCGACCTACGACCAGCACGGCAAGGGGAACGCGGAGTACATCCGCGACGCGATGAAGGTCTACGGGGAGCGCAACCTCACCGATTAG
- a CDS encoding GNAT family N-acetyltransferase: protein MTEFTVRRPEEHERRPAQSTVARALHSPPFTDEQWAIARDAFPAERTWAAFEDTRPIGMTVSAAVDLAVPGGRVPAAAVAWVGVRADRTRRGVVSALLTTQLRECRERGEPAAVLHASEATIYGRFGYGVSSQVKHVMVDRTRARLRADVPVTGSVRLLSEAEARTLPRELYARMGLHRPGMITRGDGWWRWNHDRVLDRDEYLVAVHQDHQGVDDGFVTYRPRSLGTFEQPAAGEALDVRDLHAANPGALAGLYRFLLSVDLVTKIRLKSRPIDEPIDLVLENPRAAEVMAIQDHLWVRLTDVAQAFASRTYGHAEPVVLDVRDARLPENAGRYRISPQGAERTEADADLELDVDTLAMLYLGGFPASTLAGIGRIQARDPEALTRADALFRSATPPWCGTDF from the coding sequence ATGACCGAATTCACCGTCCGCCGCCCGGAGGAGCACGAACGCCGCCCGGCGCAGAGCACGGTCGCCAGGGCCCTGCACTCACCGCCGTTCACCGACGAGCAGTGGGCGATCGCCAGGGACGCGTTCCCCGCCGAGCGGACCTGGGCCGCGTTCGAGGACACGCGGCCGATCGGGATGACCGTGTCCGCCGCCGTCGACCTGGCGGTGCCGGGTGGGCGGGTGCCCGCGGCGGCGGTGGCCTGGGTGGGCGTCCGCGCGGACCGCACGCGACGCGGCGTGGTCTCCGCACTGCTGACCACGCAACTGCGGGAGTGCCGTGAACGCGGTGAACCGGCGGCGGTGCTGCACGCCAGCGAGGCCACCATCTACGGCCGCTTCGGCTACGGCGTCTCGTCCCAGGTCAAGCACGTGATGGTCGATCGCACGCGGGCGCGGCTGCGGGCGGACGTGCCGGTGACCGGGTCGGTGCGCCTGCTGTCCGAAGCCGAGGCGCGGACCTTGCCCCGCGAGCTGTATGCGCGGATGGGCCTGCACCGGCCGGGCATGATCACGCGCGGCGATGGGTGGTGGCGGTGGAACCACGACCGCGTCCTCGACCGCGACGAGTACCTGGTCGCCGTCCACCAGGATCACCAGGGGGTGGACGACGGGTTCGTCACCTACCGCCCGAGGTCGCTCGGCACCTTCGAGCAGCCCGCCGCGGGCGAGGCACTGGACGTCCGCGACCTGCACGCCGCGAACCCGGGAGCGCTCGCCGGGCTGTACCGGTTCCTGCTGTCAGTCGACCTGGTGACGAAGATCCGGCTGAAGTCCCGGCCGATCGACGAGCCGATCGATCTGGTGCTGGAGAACCCGCGCGCGGCGGAGGTCATGGCCATCCAGGACCACCTCTGGGTGCGGCTGACCGACGTGGCGCAAGCGTTTGCGTCCAGGACATACGGCCACGCCGAGCCGGTGGTGCTCGACGTGCGCGACGCCCGGCTGCCGGAGAACGCCGGCCGCTACCGGATCAGCCCGCAGGGCGCCGAGCGCACGGAAGCCGACGCCGACCTCGAACTGGACGTCGACACCCTGGCGATGCTCTACCTCGGCGGCTTCCCGGCGAGCACACTCGCGGGGATCGGCCGGATCCAGGCTCGCGATCCCGAAGCGCTGACCAGGGCGGATGCCCTCTTCCGCAGTGCGACACCGCCCTGGTGCGGAACGGATTTCTGA